One genomic region from Kamptonema formosum PCC 6407 encodes:
- a CDS encoding DUF4347 domain-containing protein: MSTSASTNLQYSISQSPSGSIVFIDSSLDDWQTLAAGVPDGVECISIDPHKNGIEQITSELQKYASVGGSIDAVHIISHGSPGKLQLGSTVLASDNLEQYTSQFQKWHSALSAQADVMLYGCDVAAGEGIDFVQKLSQLTGADVAASTNTTGSNGDWNLEFVKGEIESSLAVKPEVLAGYKGALATLTVSNNNDSGAGSLRAAIASATSGDTIVFAPSLANQTIVLTSGQLVIDKNLTIDGAAATNLTISGNNASRVMDVGGVTFTVKNLIIANGKLTGSDETTGAGAGIRGGNSSNLTVDNCQFKNNIAGFAGGIYTGFKSTNTVTNSIFEGNDGTSANKEQGAGAIATKSGSSLTVQGSTFSNNKGINGGAINNLLSNLTVENSTFLNNDTTAGSGTNTNGYGGAIYTDGASEITDDSMGGTITIRNSRFEGNKGKGQGGAMFLFAYPPDKVAIEGSIIVNNQVQKGSGNDALGGGVRIGNGAYTISKTTFANNVAEAQGGGLWVGEESPGTITNTTFFGNQAVDAGNSASGLGGGLFFATTSNQKIINTTIAGNKAGSEGGGIVGSTNVTLTNTIVANNTGNNEFNNKQNASDGKGFSQNPAPYFTDGGGNLQWPAITNNFNNGNITANVLQADPKLGPLQENGGGLQTVALLTGSAAIDAGKNADAPATDQRGATRPQDGDSNGSAIADIGAYEFSLTPVPTPTPTPTPTPTPTPTPTPTPTATPTPTPTPTPTTTPTPTPTPTPVSDSCLCDRFPLPRTSSIVTPNTPDNAVSATNSNDLLMGSTANDAIDGLGGNDTIYGMENDDNLSGSSGSDELFGNTGNDYIDGGTEQDTIYGGKDGDAIIGGNGNDLLRGDSDNDTIFGGSDSDSIFGGKDNDLLLGENGNDTIYGNLGTDSILGGDGNDLIFGNEDADLILGDIDNDTIYGGKENDTLCGGDGNDLLLGNNNDDLVDGCIGDDTIYGGKENDSLTGGSGNDFLSGDLGNDTLIGGSGNDVFLLVVGQGSDTILDFQQGQDSIGLSGGLTFGELAIASNNNVTSIAIASSGQILATLNGVAAGALTIGDFKTVII, translated from the coding sequence ATGTCTACTTCTGCATCAACCAATTTGCAATACTCGATTTCACAATCTCCATCGGGATCGATTGTCTTCATTGACTCCAGCTTAGATGACTGGCAAACTTTAGCCGCAGGCGTACCTGACGGTGTAGAGTGTATCAGCATCGATCCCCACAAAAATGGTATTGAACAAATCACTTCAGAATTGCAAAAATATGCTTCTGTTGGCGGAAGTATTGACGCAGTTCACATTATTTCTCACGGTAGTCCTGGCAAGTTGCAGCTAGGTTCTACTGTTCTAGCTAGTGACAATTTAGAACAATATACTAGCCAATTCCAAAAGTGGCACAGCGCCCTATCCGCTCAAGCAGATGTTATGCTTTATGGCTGCGATGTTGCCGCAGGTGAAGGCATTGACTTCGTACAGAAATTAAGTCAATTAACTGGTGCTGATGTTGCCGCATCTACTAATACAACAGGTAGCAATGGCGACTGGAATTTAGAGTTTGTTAAAGGTGAAATTGAATCGTCTTTAGCTGTGAAACCAGAGGTATTGGCAGGTTATAAAGGTGCTTTAGCCACTCTTACTGTTAGCAATAATAATGATAGCGGTGCGGGTTCCTTGAGGGCGGCAATTGCATCGGCTACCTCTGGAGATACGATTGTATTTGCCCCCAGTTTAGCTAATCAGACAATTGTGCTTACCAGCGGTCAACTGGTTATTGACAAAAACTTGACTATTGACGGTGCTGCTGCTACGAATTTAACAATTAGTGGCAATAACGCCTCTCGTGTTATGGATGTAGGCGGCGTTACTTTTACTGTTAAAAATCTAATTATTGCCAATGGTAAGCTTACGGGTAGTGACGAAACTACAGGTGCAGGTGCAGGGATTCGTGGCGGCAACAGCAGCAATTTAACAGTAGATAATTGCCAATTTAAAAATAATATTGCGGGCTTTGCTGGAGGAATTTATACTGGATTCAAAAGTACCAATACTGTGACCAACAGTATTTTTGAGGGCAACGACGGCACATCGGCTAATAAAGAACAAGGTGCAGGCGCGATCGCAACTAAAAGCGGCAGTTCTCTCACAGTACAAGGCTCTACTTTTAGTAACAATAAAGGAATTAACGGCGGAGCAATCAATAATCTTTTAAGTAATCTAACAGTAGAAAACTCAACTTTTCTCAATAACGATACGACGGCTGGCAGTGGTACAAATACCAATGGTTATGGTGGTGCAATTTACACCGATGGGGCGAGTGAAATTACCGATGACTCTATGGGCGGCACGATTACTATTCGCAACAGTCGCTTTGAAGGGAATAAAGGAAAAGGGCAAGGGGGGGCAATGTTTCTGTTTGCCTATCCCCCCGATAAGGTGGCAATTGAAGGCAGTATTATTGTAAATAATCAGGTACAAAAAGGCTCTGGAAATGATGCTTTGGGTGGGGGAGTACGGATTGGTAACGGTGCTTATACTATCAGCAAAACTACTTTTGCTAACAATGTAGCTGAGGCTCAGGGCGGTGGTTTATGGGTAGGAGAAGAATCTCCCGGTACGATTACTAATACTACATTTTTTGGGAATCAAGCAGTAGATGCAGGAAATAGTGCTAGTGGTTTAGGCGGCGGGTTATTTTTCGCGACTACTAGCAATCAGAAGATTATAAATACAACGATTGCTGGGAACAAAGCGGGCAGCGAAGGCGGGGGAATTGTTGGCAGCACTAATGTCACGTTAACTAATACAATAGTTGCCAACAATACGGGAAATAATGAGTTTAATAACAAGCAAAATGCCTCGGATGGAAAAGGGTTTTCTCAGAATCCAGCACCTTACTTTACTGATGGTGGTGGTAACTTACAGTGGCCGGCAATTACCAATAATTTCAATAATGGCAATATTACAGCTAATGTCTTGCAAGCTGACCCAAAACTGGGCCCATTGCAAGAAAATGGTGGCGGTTTGCAGACGGTGGCATTGCTAACAGGAAGTGCGGCAATTGATGCAGGTAAAAATGCAGATGCGCCTGCTACGGATCAGCGTGGTGCAACTCGGCCTCAAGATGGTGATAGTAATGGGAGTGCGATCGCAGATATCGGCGCTTACGAGTTTTCCCTCACCCCAGTCCCCACGCCAACGCCAACGCCTACACCTACACCAACGCCTACACCTACACCTACACCCACGCCTACAGCAACGCCAACGCCTACACCTACACCCACACCCACAACAACACCTACACCTACGCCAACGCCTACACCAGTTAGTGACAGTTGCCTTTGCGATCGCTTCCCTCTACCCCGTACCAGCAGCATCGTTACTCCCAACACCCCCGATAACGCCGTTAGTGCCACTAACTCTAATGATTTACTGATGGGTAGTACAGCTAACGATGCGATCGATGGACTGGGTGGGAACGACACAATTTACGGCATGGAAAATGATGACAACCTCAGTGGCAGCAGCGGCAGCGACGAACTATTTGGCAACACAGGAAATGATTACATAGACGGCGGTACAGAGCAGGATACCATTTATGGAGGCAAAGATGGCGATGCTATCATTGGCGGCAATGGCAATGATTTGCTGCGGGGAGATAGTGACAACGATACTATTTTTGGTGGCAGCGATAGCGATAGCATTTTCGGCGGTAAAGACAACGATCTATTATTAGGTGAAAATGGAAACGATACCATCTACGGCAACTTAGGAACTGATAGCATTCTCGGCGGAGATGGCAACGATTTAATCTTTGGTAATGAAGATGCAGATTTAATCCTTGGCGACATTGACAACGATACAATCTATGGAGGAAAAGAGAATGATACCCTCTGCGGCGGTGACGGTAACGACCTATTATTGGGTAATAATAACGACGATCTAGTTGATGGTTGTATTGGAGATGATACGATCTATGGCGGCAAGGAAAATGACAGCTTGACTGGTGGTAGTGGCAACGACTTTCTCAGTGGAGATCTAGGTAATGACACTCTCATTGGTGGTTCTGGTAACGATGTATTTCTGTTAGTAGTAGGTCAGGGAAGCGACACAATTTTAGATTTTCAACAAGGTCAAGATTCAATCGGGTTATCTGGGGGGTTAACATTTGGAGAACTCGCGATCGCCTCTAACAATAATGTGACTTCGATCGCTATTGCCAGTAGCGGTCAAATTTTAGCTACTCTCAACGGAGTGGCGGCGGGTGCGTTGACCATTGGAGATTTTAAGACTGTCATAATTTAA
- a CDS encoding DUF4347 domain-containing protein translates to MSISSVSINSQSPSQNLQSQSIIFIDSSLDNWESLAAAVPNGIEYIIIDSNKDGIEQITTELQKYAAIHGSIDAVHIISHGSSGSLQLGNTSLSSDTLEQYKNQLQKWQSILSEKADIMLYGCDVAAGEGANFIEQLSKLTGADIAASTDKTGEGSNWNLEFSQGQIEANLSLNPEITASYKGVLAANEVSNNNDSGIGSLRAAIASAVAGDTITFDPSLANQTITLSTGQLIVDKNLILDGAAAANLTISGNNASRVIQTASSTNVTIKNLIIANGNVSSNSNDEATGSGGGIQTGSNSTLRVENSQINNNIAGYGGGGIYTGFRSTTTIINSKFDGNDGSLGKQERGGGAIATKSAGSLTVQGSTFTKNKGSNGGAINSLLGTLTVENSTFINNDTTAGSGVNTNGYGGAIYTDGANASGPDFQHGPVGGTITISNSRFEGNKGKGQGGAMFLFAYPPDKVAIAGSIIINNEAIKGSGNDAFGGGVRIGNGAYTIANTTFANNIAEAQGGGLWVGEESPGTITNSTFFGNQAVASSSNTSGLGGGLFFATTSNQKIVNTTIAGNKAGGEGGGIVGSTNITLTNTIVANNTANNEFKNKQNASDGKGFSENPSPYFTDGGGNLQWPAITNNFNNANITANVLQADPKLGPLQENGGGLQTVALLTGSVAIDAGKNADAPATDQRGATRPQDGDSNGSAIADIGAYEFSLTPVPTPTPTPTPTPTPTPTPTPTPTPTATPTPTPTPTPTTTPTPTPTPAPTPVFAPAPAPSPKEDTACLCDRFPTPDFSSGDIIPKIADKTLSGTDFDDFLVGGSDSDAIAGFGGSDTLIGMSNNDNIYGENGNDFLLGNEGADFIDGGDNDDLIFAGKDNDAVLGGNGNDTLLGDLGTDTLLGGDGNDWITANFGDDFIEGGNGDDLIFGGKDNDIILGENGNDKLLGDSGDDTLIGGFGNDSATGNDGADFIDAGFGDDAIFGGNDNDIIKGEDGNDFVSGDSGDDTLCGGGGSDILYGGDGDDVMDGCTDNDTLYGGAGNDLLTGGGGNDFLSGDMGDDTLIGSTGRNTFVLASGQGNDTIVDFEKGQDLIGLAGGLTFAQLSITASNSETLISLASTGQLLATLQRVSSSSLKSEDFTEAIVFPDLL, encoded by the coding sequence ATGTCCATTTCATCTGTATCAATCAATTCGCAATCTCCAAGTCAAAATCTCCAATCTCAATCGATTATCTTCATTGATTCCAGCTTAGATAACTGGGAATCTCTAGCAGCAGCAGTTCCTAATGGGATTGAGTACATTATTATCGATAGCAACAAAGATGGCATTGAACAAATTACCACAGAACTACAAAAATATGCTGCTATTCATGGAAGTATTGATGCAGTTCATATTATTTCTCATGGTAGTTCCGGTAGTTTACAACTAGGAAATACTTCTCTTAGTTCAGATACTTTAGAGCAGTATAAAAACCAATTGCAAAAATGGCAAAGCATACTATCTGAAAAAGCAGATATTATGCTTTACGGCTGCGATGTTGCCGCAGGCGAAGGGGCTAATTTTATTGAGCAATTGAGCAAATTAACTGGAGCTGATATTGCGGCATCCACCGATAAAACCGGGGAAGGGAGCAACTGGAACTTAGAGTTTTCCCAAGGTCAAATTGAAGCTAATTTAAGCTTAAATCCTGAGATAACAGCCAGTTATAAAGGCGTTTTGGCAGCTAATGAGGTTAGCAATAACAATGATAGCGGGATTGGTTCTTTAAGAGCTGCGATCGCCTCGGCTGTCGCAGGTGATACGATTACTTTCGATCCCAGCCTTGCCAACCAAACGATTACCCTGAGTACAGGTCAACTTATAGTTGATAAAAACTTAATTCTTGATGGTGCTGCTGCTGCCAATTTAACCATCAGTGGTAATAATGCCTCGCGGGTAATACAAACAGCAAGCAGCACAAATGTCACCATCAAAAATCTAATTATTGCTAATGGGAATGTCAGCAGTAATTCTAATGACGAAGCTACTGGTTCCGGTGGGGGAATTCAAACTGGAAGCAATAGCACTTTAAGAGTAGAAAATTCTCAAATTAATAACAACATTGCTGGGTATGGCGGTGGTGGAATTTATACTGGTTTTCGCAGTACAACTACTATCATCAACAGTAAATTTGATGGCAATGATGGATCGCTAGGAAAACAAGAACGAGGTGGAGGTGCGATCGCAACTAAAAGTGCAGGTTCTCTGACAGTACAAGGCTCTACTTTTACTAAAAATAAAGGTAGTAATGGCGGTGCAATTAATAGTCTTTTAGGCACTTTAACAGTAGAAAACTCAACTTTCATCAATAACGATACAACCGCTGGCAGTGGTGTAAATACTAATGGTTATGGCGGTGCAATTTACACTGATGGAGCCAATGCTTCTGGGCCAGATTTTCAGCATGGGCCTGTGGGTGGGACAATTACTATTAGCAACAGTCGGTTTGAAGGAAATAAAGGAAAAGGACAAGGGGGGGCGATGTTTCTGTTTGCCTATCCCCCCGATAAGGTGGCGATTGCAGGCAGCATAATTATCAACAACGAGGCGATCAAAGGTTCTGGAAACGATGCTTTTGGTGGCGGAGTACGGATTGGCAATGGTGCTTATACGATCGCTAATACTACATTTGCTAACAATATAGCTGAGGCTCAGGGTGGTGGTTTATGGGTAGGCGAAGAATCTCCAGGTACGATTACTAATAGTACCTTTTTTGGAAATCAAGCCGTAGCTTCATCTAGTAATACCAGTGGTTTAGGTGGCGGATTATTTTTCGCGACTACTAGCAATCAGAAGATTGTAAATACAACGATTGCTGGGAATAAAGCTGGCGGCGAAGGCGGAGGGATTGTTGGCAGCACGAATATCACGCTGACTAATACAATAGTTGCCAATAATACGGCGAATAATGAGTTTAAGAATAAGCAAAATGCCTCGGATGGAAAAGGGTTCTCCGAGAATCCATCGCCTTATTTTACTGATGGTGGCGGGAATTTACAGTGGCCGGCAATTACCAACAATTTCAATAATGCCAATATTACAGCTAATGTCTTGCAAGCTGACCCAAAACTGGGCCCGTTGCAAGAGAATGGTGGCGGTTTGCAGACGGTGGCATTGCTAACAGGAAGTGTGGCAATTGATGCGGGTAAAAATGCAGATGCGCCTGCAACGGATCAGCGTGGTGCAACTCGGCCTCAAGATGGTGATAGTAATGGGAGTGCGATCGCAGATATCGGCGCTTACGAGTTTTCGCTTACGCCAGTCCCCACGCCTACTCCTACGCCTACACCCACGCCAACGCCAACGCCAACGCCTACACCTACACCTACACCCACAGCAACGCCTACACCCACGCCTACACCCACACCAACAACAACACCAACGCCAACGCCTACACCTGCACCTACACCTGTATTTGCACCTGCGCCTGCGCCGAGTCCAAAAGAAGACACCGCTTGCCTGTGCGATCGCTTCCCCACTCCTGATTTTAGTAGTGGCGATATTATCCCCAAAATCGCCGACAAAACCCTCAGCGGCACTGACTTTGATGACTTTCTAGTTGGTGGATCTGACAGCGACGCGATCGCAGGATTTGGTGGCAGCGACACCCTAATTGGCATGAGTAATAACGACAACATTTATGGCGAAAATGGTAACGACTTCTTGTTAGGTAATGAGGGTGCTGACTTCATCGACGGCGGCGACAACGACGATCTCATTTTTGCAGGCAAAGACAATGATGCTGTTTTAGGCGGCAACGGCAATGATACTCTCTTGGGGGATTTGGGAACAGATACCCTCCTTGGCGGCGACGGCAATGATTGGATAACTGCAAATTTCGGCGATGATTTTATTGAAGGCGGCAACGGCGACGATTTAATTTTTGGAGGCAAAGATAATGACATTATCTTAGGTGAAAATGGCAACGACAAACTATTAGGTGATAGCGGAGATGACACGCTCATTGGTGGGTTTGGCAACGATAGCGCGACTGGCAATGACGGCGCAGATTTTATAGACGCAGGTTTTGGGGATGATGCCATTTTTGGGGGCAACGATAATGACATTATCAAGGGTGAAGATGGCAATGATTTCGTCTCTGGCGATAGCGGTGATGACACTCTCTGCGGTGGCGGTGGCAGTGACATTTTATACGGCGGAGATGGCGATGATGTTATGGATGGATGCACGGATAATGATACTCTCTACGGCGGCGCAGGAAACGATCTTTTGACTGGCGGCGGCGGTAATGATTTTCTGAGCGGAGATATGGGAGATGATACTTTAATTGGCAGCACTGGCAGGAATACATTTGTGTTAGCATCTGGTCAGGGAAATGACACAATTGTTGATTTTGAAAAAGGTCAAGATTTGATAGGGTTAGCAGGCGGACTTACTTTTGCTCAGCTTAGCATCACCGCTAGCAACAGCGAAACTTTAATTAGCCTTGCTAGCACTGGTCAATTATTAGCTACTCTTCAGCGTGTATCATCAAGTTCACTCAAATCTGAGGATTTCACTGAGGCGATAGTTTTTCCTGATTTGTTATAG
- a CDS encoding DUF4347 domain-containing protein — MTATLTPATSLSAFQQNPSKSLVFIDSGIDDYSTLAAGAIPGAEVIFLDRNRNGIEQITSALEKFATTGESIGQIHIFSHGSPGSLQLGSAVLNSNTLSQYQEQLKQWKYALSDRADIMLYGCDVAAAEGANFVEQFSQLTGADIAASTDKTGSAALDGDWNLEFIKGDIEASLALTPQVMAAYKDVLATITVTNSNDSGLGSLRAAIASATAGDTIQFAATLANQTITLTTGELAINKTLIIDGAAAANLTISGNNASRVIQTGATTSLTLRNLIIANGKTPGTDPNNEATSAGGGILTGNSSTLILDNCQVNNNVAGFGGGIYAGFQGTTTVINSRFTGNNGSLAANTERGGGAIATKSAGSLTVQGSTFTNNKGTNGGAINTLLGSLTVDNSTFTNNDTTAGTGGNTNGYGGAIYTDGANASGPGFTPGSVGGTIAIRNSRFDGNKGKGQGGAMFLFAYPPDNLAIEGSTIVNNQVTKGSTGDALGGGIRIGNTAYTINNTTFANNVAESQGGGLWVGETSPGTITNSTFVGNKAVDPGNTASGSGGGLIFVTTSAQKIVNTTIAANQAGSEGGGIVGGTNVTLANTIVANNTANNAFGNKQNAADGQGFVANPAPYFTDGGGNLQWPAITNNFNNANITASVIQADPKLGPLQDNGGGLLTVALLTGSAAIDAGINAGAPTTDQTGGIRPQDGDSNGSAIADIGAYEFPGAIPEIQVLDSSTDIVDNTTVPLSFGSTPVGTPIAKSFTIKNLGNAALNLGTIQLPAGFSVVGTPPTSVAALGSATLQIRLDAGVAGTPTGEISFTNNDSNENPFNFAIAGTVVAATPTPTPTPTPAPTPTPTPTPTPTPTPTPTPTPTPTPTGTPTPTPTGTPTPTPTGTPTPTPTGTPTPTPTGTPTPTPTGTPTPTPTGTPTPTPTGTPTPTPTGTPTPTPTGTPTPTPTPNPGTETCLCDRFSSPALSTSSFVPNPVQNTIEGTVGDETLTGTTANDAINAGSGNDVVYGFSSNDNLSGSNGNDVLFGNEGTDYLDAGIGNDTVYAGKDNDVAIGGGGNDFLRGDLGNDTVFGGAGTQTIFGGKDNDILLGEDDDDLIYGNLGDDTIDGGNGNDLVFANEGADLIFGGSDNDTVYAGKDNDTLCGGEGSDLLFGNNNDDAVDGSAGDDTVYGGKGNDSVYGCTGNDTLSGDLGNDTLIGGSGNDVFIFSPDQGNDVITDFQKGQDTIGLAGGLTFEQLNISSGSSVTTISFASTGQVLATVNGVGANTLGAEDFRVI; from the coding sequence ATGACTGCAACTTTGACTCCGGCAACTTCACTGTCTGCCTTTCAACAAAATCCCTCGAAATCTCTTGTCTTCATTGACTCTGGTATAGATGACTATTCAACTCTCGCTGCTGGCGCAATTCCAGGTGCAGAAGTCATCTTTTTAGATCGGAATCGCAACGGCATTGAACAAATTACTTCCGCATTGGAAAAATTTGCTACTACGGGAGAATCTATTGGTCAAATTCACATTTTTTCTCACGGAAGTCCCGGCAGTCTGCAACTAGGTTCTGCTGTTCTTAACTCCAACACTTTATCACAGTATCAAGAGCAATTAAAACAGTGGAAATATGCACTGAGCGATCGAGCAGATATCATGCTTTACGGTTGCGATGTTGCCGCAGCAGAAGGCGCTAATTTTGTTGAGCAATTCAGTCAATTAACTGGGGCTGATATTGCGGCATCTACTGATAAAACAGGTAGTGCAGCTTTAGATGGCGACTGGAATTTAGAGTTTATTAAGGGAGATATTGAAGCCTCTCTAGCCCTTACACCGCAAGTAATGGCAGCTTACAAAGATGTTTTAGCAACCATTACCGTTACCAATAGTAATGATAGCGGGCTTGGTTCTTTAAGAGCTGCGATCGCCTCGGCTACTGCGGGAGATACAATTCAGTTTGCTGCCACTCTAGCTAATCAAACGATTACCCTCACAACGGGCGAACTTGCCATCAACAAAACCCTGATTATAGACGGTGCTGCTGCTGCCAATTTAACCATCAGTGGTAATAACGCTTCGCGGGTAATCCAAACGGGAGCTACCACAAGTCTTACTCTCCGCAACCTAATAATTGCTAATGGTAAAACTCCTGGCACTGACCCTAACAATGAGGCAACTAGCGCGGGCGGCGGCATCTTAACTGGCAATAGTAGCACTTTAATTTTAGATAATTGCCAAGTTAACAATAACGTCGCTGGTTTCGGTGGTGGTATCTATGCAGGCTTTCAAGGTACTACTACTGTAATTAACTCTCGCTTCACCGGCAATAACGGCTCTTTAGCGGCTAATACTGAGCGTGGTGGTGGTGCGATTGCAACTAAAAGTGCAGGTTCTTTGACAGTACAAGGCTCCACTTTTACTAACAATAAAGGTACTAACGGTGGAGCAATCAACACTCTTTTGGGTAGTTTGACCGTAGATAACTCAACCTTCACTAATAACGATACAACCGCTGGTACTGGTGGCAATACAAATGGTTATGGCGGTGCAATTTACACCGATGGAGCTAATGCTTCTGGGCCTGGTTTTACTCCTGGATCTGTCGGCGGTACTATTGCTATTCGTAATAGCCGGTTTGATGGCAATAAAGGAAAAGGACAAGGCGGGGCAATGTTTTTGTTTGCCTATCCTCCTGATAATTTAGCGATCGAAGGCAGCACAATCGTAAATAATCAGGTGACAAAAGGCTCCACTGGAGATGCTTTAGGTGGCGGCATCCGAATTGGAAATACTGCCTACACTATCAACAATACTACCTTTGCTAATAATGTTGCAGAGTCTCAGGGTGGCGGTTTGTGGGTGGGCGAAACATCTCCAGGTACGATTACTAATAGTACCTTTGTGGGCAATAAAGCGGTAGATCCAGGCAATACTGCTAGTGGTTCAGGCGGCGGATTAATATTCGTTACTACCAGCGCTCAGAAGATTGTAAATACAACGATTGCGGCTAACCAAGCGGGAAGTGAAGGCGGCGGGATTGTAGGTGGCACTAATGTCACGCTTGCTAATACGATTGTTGCCAATAATACGGCTAATAATGCCTTTGGCAATAAGCAAAATGCCGCAGATGGACAAGGATTTGTGGCGAATCCAGCACCTTACTTTACTGATGGCGGTGGTAATTTACAGTGGCCTGCGATTACCAATAATTTCAATAATGCCAATATTACAGCTAGTGTCATACAAGCTGACCCCAAACTTGGCCCTTTGCAAGATAATGGTGGTGGTTTGCTAACGGTGGCATTACTAACAGGAAGTGCGGCAATTGATGCCGGAATTAATGCCGGAGCACCCACGACTGACCAAACTGGCGGCATTCGACCCCAAGATGGTGATAGTAATGGGAGTGCGATCGCAGATATCGGCGCTTATGAATTTCCTGGTGCAATCCCGGAAATTCAGGTACTAGATAGTTCAACGGATATTGTTGACAACACAACCGTACCCCTGAGTTTTGGCAGCACTCCTGTGGGTACTCCGATCGCGAAATCTTTTACTATCAAGAATCTGGGCAATGCTGCTCTCAATTTAGGTACGATCCAATTACCTGCGGGTTTTTCTGTAGTCGGAACCCCCCCGACTAGCGTAGCGGCGTTGGGTTCGGCAACTTTGCAAATTCGCCTTGATGCTGGCGTTGCAGGCACTCCTACGGGTGAGATTTCGTTTACTAACAACGATAGCAACGAAAATCCGTTTAATTTTGCGATCGCGGGTACTGTTGTTGCTGCAACACCAACGCCTACACCAACGCCAACGCCAGCGCCTACACCAACGCCTACACCAACGCCTACACCAACACCTACACCAACACCTACACCAACCCCTACGCCTACACCAACGGGGACACCCACACCCACACCAACGGGCACGCCAACGCCTACACCAACGGGTACACCCACGCCTACACCAACGGGCACACCCACACCTACACCAACGGGTACACCCACGCCTACACCAACGGGTACACCCACGCCTACACCAACGGGCACACCCACACCTACACCAACGGGTACACCCACGCCAACGCCAACGGGTACACCCACGCCAACGCCAACAGGTACACCCACACCTACACCTACACCAAATCCAGGCACAGAGACTTGCCTTTGCGATCGCTTCAGCAGTCCCGCACTCAGCACTAGCAGCTTTGTTCCCAACCCAGTTCAAAACACTATTGAGGGTACTGTCGGCGACGAAACCTTGACGGGAACCACTGCCAACGATGCCATCAATGCTGGTAGTGGCAATGATGTTGTTTACGGTTTTAGTAGCAATGACAACTTATCTGGGAGTAACGGTAACGACGTATTATTTGGAAATGAGGGTACTGACTACTTAGACGCTGGGATAGGTAACGACACCGTTTATGCAGGTAAAGACAATGACGTTGCGATCGGCGGTGGAGGTAACGATTTCCTGCGGGGAGATTTAGGCAATGACACAGTTTTCGGCGGTGCAGGTACTCAAACGATTTTTGGAGGCAAAGATAATGACATTTTATTGGGAGAAGATGACGACGATCTGATCTATGGCAACTTAGGAGATGACACCATAGATGGCGGCAATGGCAATGATTTAGTGTTTGCTAATGAAGGTGCAGATTTAATCTTTGGTGGCAGTGACAACGATACCGTTTATGCAGGCAAAGACAATGACACTCTTTGCGGCGGAGAGGGTAGCGATCTACTTTTTGGCAACAATAATGATGATGCTGTCGATGGTTCTGCTGGTGATGATACTGTCTATGGCGGTAAGGGAAATGATAGCGTCTACGGTTGCACTGGTAATGATACCCTTAGCGGCGATTTGGGCAATGATACTCTGATTGGTGGGAGTGGGAATGATGTTTTTATTTTCTCACCGGATCAGGGCAATGATGTAATTACTGACTTTCAAAAAGGTCAAGATACTATAGGATTAGCGGGAGGTTTGACTTTTGAACAGCTTAATATTTCTTCGGGTAGTAGTGTGACTACAATCAGTTTTGCTAGCACGGGTCAAGTGTTGGCTACTGTTAATGGAGTTGGGGCTAATACTTTGGGTGCGGAAGATTTCAGGGTGATTTAG